The following coding sequences lie in one Streptomyces sp. NBC_01276 genomic window:
- a CDS encoding ATP/GTP-binding protein — translation MEPHHLTASGAFSFGADLLDALAAVTDWTLANLWWLALIAAAVLAGWEALQQRLAAEALSRRTYMELVPTAQFDPSAEQIWRQGMQLVRAAGSGPWWTPRRARTLRLRLRADGHRSLAYRIEAPASARALLAQTPYGARVQVKAADPVADKRREHTVRAVLTLHGEPGSRLREVPLDPDPLQPLLDAVADLNAELGDLAEVCVDLAPASRWRLAVYRFHTVQRAREKSRREAQREARWLVRQPAESLPASVGRLLDPAEWRGTPRGQMVMSPQPRRVDRDAVLGKLAHSPGLVRVQVLVRCASDTAGRAEQRLARIGAAMDVYAGASRLAGQGWALGPLRIGPDRWPWRDRFDARWASGLLRPARRGWAHIEELAGLLKPPTVTARVSLLESDMPTYAPGADLLPQGWHRGPDGRERLLATHEDDTLFEIQSGKAGWGKTMRAQVHAVASAHNGRGLAFVDPHGDSFADVARYLAHDHLIDRVALFDLTIRADTDLLSCWNLLDMSAQQPPHEVTAAVVGAFAGALGWGDVTAPRALTIMTKAIEALVAVNTRAVAAQRPEQQATVFQVRALLTDPAFRQLVVATLDAEARKWWTGSFPDLPRDALATVLNPLERLGASPVVRAFLGCPVSAYDIRRAMDEGQVLWICPPGTGPTNSLLISLIVHDFLRAGLSRRDLPENRRRPFRFYLDEMISLDHGESDVLAQITEQLRKFGCRMHGMTQLMHRLSPSTRAALMQNASCLSTTAGSVEAITQITSQWPDTVTPRDIASLPRWRHYASFTVAGRRIGPVAVRGPELREVFGDRARPAHIGALRKAAHTATSALPLRERTALALAQEDAVRTYLTGSTPTDRKTTGETYA, via the coding sequence ATGGAACCGCACCACCTGACGGCCTCCGGGGCCTTCAGCTTCGGCGCTGACCTTCTTGACGCCCTCGCGGCCGTCACCGACTGGACGCTGGCCAACCTCTGGTGGCTTGCCCTGATCGCGGCCGCGGTGCTGGCCGGCTGGGAGGCCCTGCAACAGCGCCTGGCCGCCGAGGCCCTCAGCCGCCGGACGTACATGGAACTCGTCCCCACCGCCCAGTTCGATCCGAGCGCGGAGCAGATCTGGCGTCAGGGCATGCAGCTGGTCCGCGCCGCCGGCTCCGGCCCGTGGTGGACGCCGCGGCGGGCCCGGACGCTGCGGCTGCGGCTGCGCGCCGACGGCCACAGGTCCCTCGCCTACCGCATCGAAGCCCCCGCCTCCGCCCGCGCGCTGCTCGCCCAGACCCCCTACGGGGCCCGGGTCCAGGTCAAGGCCGCGGATCCGGTCGCCGACAAGCGGCGCGAGCACACGGTACGGGCGGTGCTGACCCTGCACGGAGAACCCGGGTCACGTCTGCGCGAGGTCCCTCTGGACCCCGATCCGCTCCAGCCGCTGCTCGATGCGGTCGCCGACCTGAACGCCGAGCTGGGCGACCTCGCCGAGGTGTGCGTCGACCTGGCCCCCGCCTCACGCTGGCGACTTGCCGTGTACCGCTTCCACACCGTGCAGCGGGCCCGGGAGAAGTCCCGCCGTGAGGCGCAGCGCGAAGCGCGCTGGCTCGTCCGTCAGCCCGCCGAGAGCCTGCCCGCCTCCGTGGGCCGGCTCCTGGACCCGGCCGAATGGCGCGGCACGCCCCGGGGCCAGATGGTGATGTCACCTCAGCCCCGGCGCGTCGACCGCGACGCAGTCCTCGGCAAGCTCGCCCACTCCCCCGGCCTGGTGCGCGTGCAGGTCCTGGTGCGGTGCGCGTCCGACACGGCCGGGCGGGCGGAGCAGCGTCTGGCCCGGATCGGGGCGGCCATGGACGTGTACGCGGGAGCGTCCCGGCTGGCCGGGCAGGGATGGGCACTGGGACCGCTGAGGATCGGCCCAGACCGGTGGCCGTGGCGCGACCGCTTCGATGCCCGGTGGGCGAGCGGTCTGCTGCGCCCGGCGCGAAGGGGGTGGGCTCACATCGAGGAGCTGGCGGGACTCCTGAAGCCGCCCACCGTCACCGCGCGGGTGAGCCTGCTGGAAAGCGACATGCCGACCTATGCACCCGGTGCGGACCTGCTGCCCCAGGGCTGGCACCGGGGGCCCGACGGCCGCGAGCGGCTGCTGGCCACCCACGAGGACGACACCCTCTTCGAAATCCAGTCCGGCAAGGCCGGATGGGGCAAAACCATGCGCGCCCAGGTCCACGCCGTCGCCAGCGCCCACAACGGGCGGGGGCTCGCGTTCGTGGACCCGCACGGCGACTCCTTCGCCGACGTCGCCCGCTACCTCGCCCACGACCACCTCATCGACCGGGTCGCGCTGTTCGACCTGACCATCCGCGCCGACACGGACCTCCTGTCCTGCTGGAACCTGCTGGACATGAGTGCCCAGCAGCCGCCGCACGAGGTGACCGCCGCGGTCGTCGGGGCGTTCGCCGGGGCGCTGGGCTGGGGGGACGTCACCGCGCCCCGCGCGCTCACCATCATGACGAAGGCGATCGAGGCTCTCGTCGCCGTCAACACCAGGGCCGTCGCCGCCCAGAGGCCCGAGCAGCAAGCAACGGTGTTCCAGGTCCGGGCGCTGCTGACCGACCCGGCCTTCCGTCAACTCGTGGTGGCCACACTGGACGCAGAAGCGAGGAAGTGGTGGACCGGGAGCTTTCCCGACCTTCCCCGTGATGCGCTGGCGACGGTCCTCAACCCTCTGGAGCGGCTCGGCGCGAGTCCGGTGGTACGGGCCTTCCTCGGATGCCCGGTCAGCGCCTACGACATCCGCCGGGCCATGGACGAGGGCCAGGTGCTGTGGATCTGCCCGCCCGGCACCGGGCCCACCAACTCGCTGCTCATCTCCCTCATCGTCCACGACTTCCTGCGCGCCGGTCTCTCCCGCCGCGACCTGCCCGAGAACCGGCGGCGGCCATTCCGTTTCTACCTGGACGAGATGATCTCCCTCGACCACGGCGAATCGGACGTCCTCGCCCAGATCACCGAGCAACTGCGCAAGTTCGGCTGCCGGATGCACGGCATGACACAGCTCATGCACCGCCTCAGCCCCTCCACCCGCGCCGCCCTGATGCAGAACGCCTCCTGCCTGTCCACGACGGCCGGGTCCGTGGAGGCCATCACACAGATCACCTCCCAGTGGCCGGACACGGTCACCCCCCGCGACATCGCTTCACTGCCCAGGTGGCGGCACTACGCCAGCTTCACCGTCGCCGGCAGGCGGATCGGACCCGTCGCGGTCCGGGGCCCCGAGCTGCGTGAAGTATTCGGCGACCGCGCCCGGCCGGCTCACATCGGGGCGCTGCGCAAAGCCGCACACACCGCCACCTCAGCACTGCCTCTCAGGGAACGGACCGCGCTCGCTCTCGCCCAGGAGGACGCCGTCCGCACCTACCTCACCGGCAGCACACCGACCGACCGCAAGACCACAGGAGAGACGTACGCATGA
- a CDS encoding bifunctional lytic transglycosylase/C40 family peptidase, translating into MKGWKKLGCLGVLLAVAAVCCTGPVLLAAATAKSRTGGGGTVSAAAAGIPERMLAGYLTGAAQVTRYVSGCKGMRWQILAGIARVESDHASGHLVGAGGDIQPFIVGLRLDGSGAGGNTTAIRDTDGGAWDNDSEYERAVGPFQFLPETFRAYGKDGNGDGVISPHNVDDAALSAAVYLCGNGRDLGDRDQLRAAIHTYNLSWAYVDDVMSGIDRYDALGRVPALPSGNVGAVIQAALAQQGQPYSWGGGGPSGPTTGICCSPGGQDGGTVSGFDCSGLTQYAYAKAGINLPRTAAEQASAGRRIPASAGFGALVPGDLIFYGYSATSDSTIHHVGIYLGDGKMINAPRPGKQVQIDPVTAMPDYAGGARLL; encoded by the coding sequence GTGAAGGGGTGGAAGAAGCTGGGATGTCTGGGCGTGCTGCTGGCAGTGGCGGCCGTGTGCTGCACCGGGCCCGTCCTGCTCGCCGCCGCAACGGCCAAAAGCCGGACCGGTGGCGGCGGCACGGTCAGCGCGGCGGCGGCCGGGATCCCTGAGCGGATGCTCGCGGGCTATCTCACCGGCGCCGCCCAGGTCACCCGGTACGTCAGCGGGTGCAAGGGCATGCGCTGGCAGATCCTCGCCGGGATCGCCCGCGTCGAATCCGACCACGCCTCCGGCCACCTGGTCGGCGCGGGCGGGGACATCCAGCCGTTCATCGTGGGCCTGCGCCTGGACGGCTCCGGGGCCGGCGGAAACACCACCGCCATCCGCGACACCGACGGCGGCGCCTGGGACAACGACAGCGAATACGAGCGGGCCGTCGGCCCGTTCCAGTTCCTGCCCGAGACCTTCCGCGCCTACGGCAAAGACGGGAACGGGGACGGGGTCATCAGCCCGCACAACGTGGACGACGCCGCTCTGTCGGCGGCCGTCTACCTGTGCGGCAACGGCCGCGACCTGGGCGACCGGGACCAGCTCCGCGCCGCGATCCACACCTACAACCTGTCCTGGGCGTACGTGGACGACGTCATGTCAGGGATCGACCGCTACGACGCCCTCGGCCGCGTCCCCGCCCTCCCGTCCGGAAATGTCGGCGCGGTCATCCAGGCCGCACTGGCCCAGCAGGGGCAGCCCTACTCCTGGGGCGGCGGCGGCCCCTCCGGCCCGACCACCGGGATCTGCTGCTCCCCCGGCGGGCAGGACGGCGGCACCGTCAGCGGCTTCGACTGCTCCGGTCTGACCCAGTACGCCTACGCCAAGGCCGGTATCAACCTCCCCCGCACCGCGGCCGAGCAGGCGAGTGCCGGACGCCGGATCCCTGCCTCAGCCGGCTTCGGCGCCCTGGTCCCCGGTGACCTCATCTTCTACGGCTACAGCGCCACATCCGACTCCACCATCCATCACGTCGGGATCTACCTCGGCGACGGAAAGATGATCAACGCGCCCAGGCCGGGCAAGCAGGTGCAGATCGACCCGGTGACCGCGATGCCCGACTACGCGGGAGGGGCACGGCTCCTGTGA